The following coding sequences lie in one Xylocopa sonorina isolate GNS202 chromosome 7, iyXylSono1_principal, whole genome shotgun sequence genomic window:
- the LOC143425668 gene encoding very long chain fatty acid elongase 1, which yields MGLYELYDFYWNEKADPRTNNLPLMGSPVLIPFILISYLYIVLKLGPEYMKDRKPYDLKTFVKGYNIFQIVANAYFVQQFLSVGWLSQVTTFCYLPDYSYEPGPLKMAYTLWLVTMVKLLDLVETFVFVLRKKNEQVSVLHTYHHVSTVLLIWLITRYIPVALVSFTVVVNCGVHVIMYTYYLLSSCGDNMQKAISMYKPLLTITQMVQFVIIMVQILHTLLPSCHVPRLPAIVTLLNVAINFYLFYNFYQRRYTKTK from the exons ATGGGACTCTACGAACTGTACGATTTTTATTGGAACGAAAAAGCTG ATCCACGAACGAATAATTTACCATTGATGGGATCGCCTGTACTCATTCCGTTCATCTTGATCTCGTACCTGTACATCGTTCTGAAACTTGGACCCGAGTACATGAAAGACAGGAAGCCGTACGACTTGAAGACCTTCGTGAAAGGCTACAATATCTTCCAAATCGTCGCCAACGCGTATTTCGTGCAACAATTTCTCAGTGTAGGCTGGTTATCTCAAGTGACCACGTTCTGTTACCTTCCAGACTACTCGTACGAGCCTGGCCCCCTTAAG ATGGCTTACACGTTGTGGCTCGTAACGATGGTAAAGCTATTAGATCTGGTCGAGACGTTCGTGTTCGTGCTCAGAAAGAAGAACGAACAGGTTTCAGTTTTGCACACGTACCATCACGTCTCCACGGTTTTGTTGATTTGGTTGATAACGAGATACATTCCAGTTGCACTGGTGTCGTTCACCGTCGTGGTAAATTGTGGTGTACACGTGATCATGTACACTTATTACCTGCTCAGCTCGTGCGGTGATAACATGCAGAAAGCGATATCAATGTACAAACCGCTACTGACGATCACGCAGATG GTGCAATTCGTCATTATTATGGTACAAATTTTGCATACGCTTCTACCGTCCTGTCATGTGCCAAGGCTGCCGGCCATCGTAACGCTGCTGAACGTGGCGATCAATTTCTACctcttttataatttttatcaaAGGAGATACACGAAAACCAAGTAA